The Saprospiraceae bacterium genomic interval ATAATCAAATTCTTTACATTGCTGCAGACAACAACTATACCATCTTCAACTTGGCCGACGGAAGGAAAATAATGCTTTCAAAGCATATGAAATACATCGAGGATTTGTTATCCCCATATATGCAATTCTTCCGTATTCACCAATCATATCTCATCAATATCAATTATATTGAAAAATATCATAAAGGAAGTGGTGGTACCGTAATTATGGCTGATCAATCGGAATTACCCGTGAGTAAAAATAAAAAAGATGATTTATTATTGATGTTAGGGATTTGAATGTTCTTACTCCTTTGCATCCTGCTTTAATCATCGACTAAATACCAATCACATCCACCCCACTCCAGACGTTGTCAGATGAACAAGAGTTTTCAAATAAAACGAACTGTACTGATTTGCTTATTATTTATTGGACGTAGCCTGACTACTTATTTAAAAAGCCAGGAAAACCACAGTTCAAATCCGAAACGCTCAGGTTTACCTCAAAATCAGATGCCACTTTCTACAACATCAGATCCGGGCATTGAAGGGCCACATGACGGGATTTATTTTTATACCAATCATTTATTCGTTAGACTCCAGAACCATAACTTGGCAACACAAAATGCACAATAAAATACAAATCAAACAAATTCAATGCATTATTGAGCTCATGTCAAATTTATATATTATTATAATGAAAAATATAACTACTTAGGTTCCTAACTAAAACGATTGCACAGGCCTTAGCTTCTATTTCTCTTCTTGTACAATTTTCAGAAAAACGTATTAAAAACAAATCCCTGCCATTTGTATGGCATATTGTATTGCTCTATACAATAAAATACACACAGGCAATACCCAAAATATTGATCTGCTACATTTCGGAAATAAGAGATAATTTGGGTGTTCTGATCTCCCCATCAGTGCTGATCGGGCTGATCCTCTATTCCTATAAAAAATCCATGGGTAGAGAAATTCACTTCTATTTATCCTTTTTGAATTTGATTTCAATCATGGTTATTTTTATGGTGTCCAATTTTCCCTGAATTCAACCAGCAATTGTCTAACTGATATCGAAAATAATTTGAATGTTGGCTTTAACTTGATCAGCAAGGTTCGTTGGCAATTCACCCACTTTTCTCAATAATCTTCTGTTATCTATCGCCCTAATCTGATCGATCATAATATCGCAATCTTCCTGAACATTGGCCATTCCTCTTTTTAAATGAACTCTTAATATCAGCGCTCGCTTTTCAACCTGTGCTGTGATCGGACAAATCAGCGTTGAAGGATGTAAAGTCTTGTTGAGTAAATTGGTTTGAACAATCAGGACGGGTCGAATTTTACCAGGCTCCGTTCCGATTTGAGGGCTAAGATCCGCGATCCAAATTTCACATTGCTGAACGCTCATCTTCAATTTGTTCAAAATCATTTAATACGTTCATGGATTCTTTTCTGACGAGCTTTGAATCTATTAATAGCTGTTCTTCTAAAATAGATTTACGTTGGATGCTATTGTAATACGCTAAAGCTAAATTGATGTACCTGTTTCTGGGAATTTTGATTTTATCCAGAATTTTATCGGTCTCCACAAAAACGGTATCATCAATTTTTAAAGAAATCGTTTTCATTCGCTCGTTTTTTAATTAAATAGTATATACTAATATTATACAAATATAGTATACTCTTTGGATATTTTAAAATTTCATTATGATCACCGTAAAATACCCTTTATAAAAAGAAATATTTAGGATTAAATTGTAAAAAAGAAAAATAAAATCGTTGCATTAATATATTTATCATTATATTATATATTTAATTTATTATAATATTTAAGAATTTGAACAAAAATTATGGACATCGACTCCTATATCACTACACAGTGTTTGCTCCTTATAAATTTTGCTAAAAATGAGTCTCTTCATCGTAATATTGCCCCTTCAGGTTTGTTGTCCATATCACCCAGGCCATAGTGAAAAAATAGAGCTATTCATCACAAACACCTTCTCCTATTCGTTGCCTGATAATAGACACAAATCCAATGAAACGAAATGACCTGTTTGTTGTTTTGGCAATCGGACTCATCCTGCCAAGTTTTTTAAGTAGTCAGGAAATTCATCCCATAAATCAGAAGAATGCAAATTTGGCTACAGATCAGATGCTCCGACCGATGACACTGGACCTGGGGATTGATGGCCCAAATGCAGGAATTTATTTTCATGCAGGGACAATTCCAGGCAGTTTTTTAAGACACCCGGAATATTCAACATTTACTCCCGGATTGAAGGTCCGGAATTTTGGGACTGTGTCCGATAGTAATGCAATGGTGGAGTTTACCATCGAACTATCTGGTTCGGGCGGATCTTTGAACAAAATTGAATTCCAATCACATCCATTGGGTTTATTATTACCCGGTGACAGTTTATTATTTATAGGAAACCAGTGTGATTCCTTAGATAAATATTCGATACCAATTGAGGGAAACTTATCATTCCAACATAAAATTATAACGCTGGGCAATGATATTAATCCTATTAATAATAATTCCTCAAACAATGTCAGCTTAACATCCGCTCATCTCTCTAAATCCAGATGGGATTTCAACAATAATCGGCCTGTGGTAAATCTTCACCGCACTTTGCATACTCCTATAGAAAAACAAATTTCAACTGCATTCACGATCCCCGCAAATTCATTTGATAAATTAATCAATCTGACTGGATACGTTGGCATGGCAACAGGCACCCTTGACGACCTCCTTATGGACATAGCTGTTTTTCTCTGGACTGATTGGAATGGCAATGGAAGGACAGACAAAGACGATAAGTATGAGCTTTTATCTTTTGAAAATAAACATTGGAATAACTCCAATCAAACTGAAGAATTCTTTAAGATCCCTTTAACTGACTTCAATAATGGCTCAGGAGGCGTTGAATTGCCTAAAAACAAAGAATTAAACATCATTGCATCTATAAAATTCCTAACGATTCAACCATTGATAATTGGTTTCGATACAGCTGCAGATTATTCCACGAAAATCGAACAACTGGTTTCAACAAACCCTATTAGAATTGTCGATGAACCTTATGTACTGGGCGATTTCTCCATTTCAGATAACAAAGGACATAAAAAATTCGAAAATTTCAATGCCGGACTCTCTTTGGGATTGGAGTTTTGTTGTCTTGGTTCTGTGGATGAAGAAATAAAACAGTTCACCGGATTAGAAATAAAGTCTCAACTATTTGAAAACTCACTTCAACTGCAATACGTACCAGGCAATTACAAGTCACCCGCATACATCCAGATCTTTTCCATAGATGGAAGAAAACTGAATTCAATGTATTTAGATAAACAAGAGCACAGGAATTGGAACTTGCCTCTGAATACAATTCCCGCGGGTATATATTATATTTCTGTAAAAACCAATAGAGAATCAGTTTCCAAACCCATATACATCATGAATCCATACTAAACCTAAGGTTACTAACCTGCTATTTTAATATGCCTTCTACGGGAATGTCTGCAATACCAATGGAAATAATTTCCCATCTAACTTTTTCCGAATATTTCTGATAATGACTTCAATCAATGCCACACCTTTTGGTATTCAATAATATTTCCACAATCATTTTACTACAATAAATTTGGTGACATAGTTCCGCTGATTATATGTAAATCGCAATAAATATACTCCGGCTTCGAGCTCCAGTGGAAATTCATAATTGTAAATCCCAGCAGGTAAATCCTCTTCAATTATATTCTTTACGCAAATTCCGGTCAGGTTCTCCAGATCGATTCGCGTTTTTGAACTGCTTTGTAACTCAAATATTACTTTGAGTAGTTTGTTGGCCGGATTTGGA includes:
- a CDS encoding type II toxin-antitoxin system PemK/MazF family toxin, which translates into the protein MSVQQCEIWIADLSPQIGTEPGKIRPVLIVQTNLLNKTLHPSTLICPITAQVEKRALILRVHLKRGMANVQEDCDIMIDQIRAIDNRRLLRKVGELPTNLADQVKANIQIIFDIS
- a CDS encoding T9SS type A sorting domain-containing protein, with the translated sequence MKRNDLFVVLAIGLILPSFLSSQEIHPINQKNANLATDQMLRPMTLDLGIDGPNAGIYFHAGTIPGSFLRHPEYSTFTPGLKVRNFGTVSDSNAMVEFTIELSGSGGSLNKIEFQSHPLGLLLPGDSLLFIGNQCDSLDKYSIPIEGNLSFQHKIITLGNDINPINNNSSNNVSLTSAHLSKSRWDFNNNRPVVNLHRTLHTPIEKQISTAFTIPANSFDKLINLTGYVGMATGTLDDLLMDIAVFLWTDWNGNGRTDKDDKYELLSFENKHWNNSNQTEEFFKIPLTDFNNGSGGVELPKNKELNIIASIKFLTIQPLIIGFDTAADYSTKIEQLVSTNPIRIVDEPYVLGDFSISDNKGHKKFENFNAGLSLGLEFCCLGSVDEEIKQFTGLEIKSQLFENSLQLQYVPGNYKSPAYIQIFSIDGRKLNSMYLDKQEHRNWNLPLNTIPAGIYYISVKTNRESVSKPIYIMNPY